In the genome of Bacteroides mediterraneensis, the window TGGCCCTCGACAGCAAAGCCAACCAGGAACTGCTGGATTTCTTTTGGCGTAACAAGCAGGCAGAATGAAAAAAATCCCGCTTCCAACCTTGTGGAAACGGGATTTTCTATTTCATCTCAATGAATAAGGTTTCCCTGAATGTGCTTAGGGAAAGAATTACCGAACCGGCATCTTGTCAATCCTTGCCTGATGACGTCCGCCTTCAAAGTCGGTCGTAAAGAATTCCGTCATAATCTTGTCGGCAGTGGCTTCATCGATGAAACGTCCCGGCATGACCAATACGTTGGCATCATTGTGCTGACGGGCCAGATGGGCGATTTCCGGAATCCAGCAAAGTGCCGCACGGATACCTTGGTGTTTGTTCAGCGTCATGCTGATGCCTTCTCCGCTTCCGCAGATGGCAATTCCCGGATAGCATTCGCCTTTTTCTACAGCCAGAGCCAATGGATGTGCATAATCGGGATAGTCGCAGCTTTCAGTAGAGTAAGTACCAAAATCCTTGTATTCCCACCCCTTAGCTTCCAGCCATTTTTTTACGTATTGTTTCAATTCAAATCCGGCATGGTCGGATGCAAGTCCTATCGTTTTCATCAGAGCATTTCTTTTACTTGGTTATACACATTTTCTGCGGTGAATCCCAATTTTTCATCCAGCACTTTGTAAGGAGCAGAGAAACCGAATGATTCCAGACCCCAGATTTTGCCGTTGGCACCTACCAATCCGAGCAAGTTCACCGGCAGACCGGCGGTCAGACCGAATACTTTGGCTCCGGCAGGAAGGATGCTTTCCTGATATTCCTTGCTCTGGCTGCGGAACAGACCTTCCGACGGAACAGATACGATGCGTGTCTTGATGCCGTCTTTGTGCAGCAGTTCGGCTCCGGCTACCAAGGTAGAAACTTCAGAACCGGAAGCTACCATGATGACATCCGGATTTTCATCAGAACCGGCTACGATGTAGGCTCCTTTGGCAGCCTGTGCGTAGTCTGTGCCTTCCGGCAGCATGTTGATGTTCTGGCGAGACAGAATCAGGGCAGACGGAGTGTCGGTATTTTCCATAGCCAGTTTCCAGCATACAGTCGTTTCTTCGGCATCGGCCGGACGGAGAACCAGCATGGAGTTCTTGCCGTGATGGTTTTTCAGTTTTTCCATCAAACGGATTTGTGCTTCCTGTTCCACCGGTTCGTGTGTCGGTCCGTCTTCCCCTACGCGGAATGCATCGTGTGTCCAGATGAATTTCACTGGCAGCTGCATGAGGGCAGCCATACGTACAGCCGGTTTCATGTAGTCGGAGAATACGAAGAAGGTACCGCAAGCAGCAATCACACCGCCATGCAAAGCCATACCGATGCAGCAGCAAGCCATGGTCAGCTCGGCTACTCCGGCCTGGAAGAAGGCACCGCTGAAGTCACCGTTGGTAAAGGCGTGAGTCTGTTTCAGGAAACCGTCGGTCTTGTCAGAGTTTGACAAGTCGGCAGATGCACAAATCATGTTGGGAACCTGCTGTGCCAGTGCGCCCAATACGGTAGCTGAAGCGTTGCGGGTTGCATCGTTAGCCTTTTGCTGGATGTGAGCCCAGTCCACTTTCGGTGCGGCACCGCTGAACCATTCTTTCAGCTGTGCGGCTTTTTCCGGATTGGCGGCGGCCCATGCAGCTTCTTCTTCGTGACGGGCAGCTGTGATGGCTTTCAGTTCTTCTGCACGTTTGGCATAGATTTCTTTTACGTCGTCGAAGATAACGAACGGATTTTCCGGGTCACCTCCCAGGTTGAGGATGGTATTCTTGTAAGCATCGCCACCCAACGGAGCTCCGTGAGTCTTGCAGTTGTGCTCGTAAGAAGTGTTGTCTGCCTTGCGGGCACCCTTACCCATGATACATTTACCGATGATCAGAGTCGGGCGTTTGCTTTCTGCTTTGGCAGCGTTCAAGGCTGTGCGGATTTCTTCACAGTCGTTACCGTTGATTTCGATGACGTTCCATCCCCATGCACGGTATTTCATGGCTGTATCTTCCGTGGTTACATCCTTAGTCTCAGTAGACAGCTGGATTTCATTGGAGTCGTAGAACATAATCAGGTTGTCCAGTCCCAGGCATCCGGCAATACGTCCGCTGCCCTGAGAGATTTCTTCCTGAATACCTCCGTCTGAAATATATGCATAGATGGTTTCTTTTGCAAAGGTAGGATTGCCTGTGCGGGCTGCCAGGAATTTGGCTGCGATAGCGGCACCTACGGCAAAAGTGTGACCTTGTCCCAGCGGACCGGATGTGTTTTCAATGCCACGCATCACGTCCACTTCCGGATGTCCCGGAGTCGGAGAACCCCACTGGCGCAGTTGCTGTAATTCTTCCAATGTGAATTTTCCGATGAGTGCCAGTTGTGAATACAACATCGGAGACATGTGACCCGGGTCGAGGAAGAAACGGTCGCGTCCTTCCCATTTCGGATTTTGTGGGTCGTACTGCAGGTATTCTGCATACAATACATTAATGAAATCGGCTCCGCCCATTGCGCCTCCGGGGTGACCGGATTTGGCTTTTTCAACCATTGAAGCAGCTAAAATACGAATATTATCAGCAGCGTGGTTCATAACTTGTTTGCTGTTCATATAATTAATTTTTTAATTTGTATGCTACATAAGGCAGACGCCGCTATTGGCGCCTGCTTCTTGAATTTATGAGCAAAGGTATGACATTTATATGTAAATTACAAAGTGGAAGTAACTTAATTTATTTCACACTTTTTTACTTCTTGTATTTTACAGCAGCCTCTTCTACAGGCAGACAAGCCTTGTATTTTTCAATATAGGCGTTGAATCCGGCTACGTCTTCCGGTGTAGGTGATACCTCTACGCCTGCATTGCCTGCGAAAACTTTTTCGTCAAGAAAATCGGCCAGCGACTGCTTCTTGTCATTGTTTACCAGATAAGAACCCAGCAGGGCGATACCCCATGCGCCACCTTCACCGGCTGTCTCCATGACGGAAATCGGGGAATTGATGGCTGCAGCAAGCACTCTTTGTCCTACACCTTTGGTGCGGAACAAACCGCCATGACCTGTAATGCGGTCGACTTTGATTTTCTCTTCGTTGAAGAGGATGTCATTTCCAATTTTCAGTACGCCTACAGAAGCATACAGATGGGCGCGCATGAAATTGGCCAGGTTGAATTTGTCGTTGGCTGTACGCAGGAACAGCGGGCGTCCTTCTGTCAGTCCTGTCACAGGTTCACCTGAGAAGTAGTTGTAGGAAATCAGTCCGCCACAATCTGCATCGCCTGTCAGCGCGTTGTTATACAGTTTGCCGAAGATTTCGTCCATGTCTACCGGCATGCCCATCAGTTCCTGGTATTCCTTGAACAGGTTGACCCATGCGTTCAAGTCGGAGGTACAGTTGTTGCAATGTACCATGGCTACCAGACTACCGTCGGGGGTAGTCACCATGTCAATCATTTCATACGGTTTTGACAGGTCTTTTTCCAATACAATCATGGAGAAAGAAGAGGTACCTGCTGATACGTTACCCGTGCGTTGCTTGACAGCATTGGTAGCTACCATTCCAGTGCCGGCATCTCCTTCCGGAGGACATACGGGTATGCCTGCTTTCAAGTGGCCTGATACATCCAGCTTCTTGGCACCTTCTTCGGTCAAGCAACCGGCATTTTCTCCGGCCAGCAAAACTTTGGGCAGGATGTCGGTCAGTTTCCAGCTGAATCCGTAAGGAGCTACCAGCTTGTCGAACTTGGCTACCATTTCGGCAGAATAGTTCTTTGTGGCAGGGTCGATAGGAAGCATACCGGAAGCATCGCCGATGCCCAGTACCTTTTCACCGGTAATCTGCCAGTGTACGTAGCCGGCAAGTGTGGTAAGGAACGTAATGTCTTTTACGTGCTCTTCCTTGTTCAGGATGGCCTGATAAAGGTGAGAGATACTCCATCTCAAAGGAATGTTGTAGACGAACAGTTCAGACAGTTCGGCAGCAGCTTTCCCGGTGTTGGTATTTCTCCAGGTGCGGAAAGGTACCAGAATCTCTTCCTTGTTGTTGAAAGCCATGTAGCCGTGCATCATGGCACTGATGCCGATGGCTGCCAGCGTTTCTATTTCTATGCCATATTGTTTCTTTACGTTGGCGCGGAGATCGGCGTAACAATCTTGTACACCAGCCCAGATAGCTTCAATGCTGTAGGTCCAGAGTCCGTCTACCAGCTGGTTTTCCCACGTGTGGCTACCTTGTGCGATGGGTTTGTTTTCCTGGTCAATCAAGACAGCTTTGATTCGGGTGGAACCGAATTCAATACCCAGAATGGCCTTGCCTGCCTCAATGGTTGACTTAGCATCTGATTTCATATCAAAATCAACAATTTAAAGTTAAGAAATAAAGCAATATTAAAAATTAAAAGTGCTGCCAGAAAGAAATTTTCTGTCCAGCACTTTTAATGAGACTGACAAAGTATTAGCAGAGTGCTTTGTTCAGCATGTAGTATACTTCGTTCATGCGAAGTTCTTTCTTGAATTCACCGATGGTAGTGTCTTTGTTGATGTGTACCATTTCAATGCCGGCGATTTCAGCATAGTCTTCCCAGTATTCTGCAGTCAGGTCGTATGAGAAGCAAGAGTGGTGTGTACCACCAGCCAGAATCCATGCACCAGCACCGATTTCGAAGTTAGGCATCGGTTTCCAGAGGGCAGAAGCAACCGGCAATTTTGGCAGCGGTTTCGGTTCGATGCATTCTACATCGTTTACAATCAGACGGAAGCGGTTGCCAAGGTCTACTACAGTAGCTGTACATCCTGTACCTACTTTGGAAGTGAAGACAAGACGTGCAGTCTGGCTCTTGCGAACGCCGATACCCAGGAAGTGTACTTCCAGACGAGGCTTCTTGGCAGCAATCATCGGGCAAACTTCCAGCATGTGGGCCTGCAGGATGGCACTGTTTTCACCGTCGAAGTTCAGTGTGTAGTCTTCCAGGAAAGAACATCCGTTAGGCAATCCCTGATTCATTACCCATACGGTACGGTACAAAGCAGCTGATTTCCAGTCGCCTTCTGCTCCGAAACCATATCCTTCTGCCATCAGGCGCTGAGAAGCCAATCCCGGAATCTGGTCGAAGTGGCTGCCGTCTGTCTGACCCAGGTCGTCGAAGTTGGTCGTGAAACCTTTGGCACCTTTTGCTTTCAGGATGGCACGGAGAGCCAGTTCAGCTTTGGCTGAGTTCCATACTTTCTGGTAGGCTTCTGTAGATTTGTCTTCCAGTTCAGCGTCATGGTCGTATTCGTTGAAGTAAGTTTTTACCAATGCATCCACATCTTCGTCTTTTACAGCCTTGTGGTATTCCATCAGTTCGCTTACCGGGCAGTAGTCTACATGGTATCCCATGCGCTGTTCAGCTTCTACTTTGTCACCGTCGGTAACGGCTACATTGTTCATCTGGTCGCCGAAGCGGATAATCAGCATATCCTGTGCGTCAGCCCATGCAGCACATACACGCATCCAGACAGCAATCTTCTTCTGAGTAGATTCTTCTTTCCAGTAACCTACTACCACTTTGCGACGGATACGCATGCGAGTGCAGATATGACCGAATTCGCGGTCGCCGTGAGCAGACTGGTTCAGGTTCATGAAATCCATGTCCATTGTGTCCCATGGAATTTCTTTGTTGAACTGAGTGTGCAGATGGAGCAACGGTTTTTTCAATTGCTGCAAGCCGTGAATCCACATCTTGGCCGGAGAGAAAGTGTGCATCCAAGTGATGATACCGATACATTTTTCGTTGTTGTTGGCTGCTTTGAATACGGCTTCTACTTCTTTTGAAGAGTTGGCTGTTCCTTTATATACCACTTTCACAGGCAGTTTGCCGCTGGCGTTCAAACCTGCTACCATTTCGTTGCTGTGTGCGTCTACTGCGATGACTGCATCGCCTCCGTAAAGGAGCTGAGCTCCGGTTACGAACCATACTTCATATTGATCAAATGTGTTCATAGTGATTGTATTTTATAATTAATTGGTTGGCTTTGTTGTTATTTCTTTTGTCCGTAGTAAGCGTTCGGACCGTGTTTGCGGCTGAAGTGTTTTTCCACCAGCAGCGGGTTCATGGTCAGGTGCGGGTTGATGGCGTAAGCAATGCTGGCCATCTTTGCCACTTGTTCCATGACTACGGCATTGTGTACGGCATCGTGTGCATCTTTACCCCATGAGAAAGGTCCGTGATTCTTTACGAGCACTCCCGGAGTATGTACCGGATTCATGCCCTCGAAGCGTTTCACGATGACATTTCCCGTTTCCAGTTCGTAGGTACCCTTCACTTCCTCTTCTGTCATGTCGGCTGTGCAGGGAATTGCCTCGTGGAAATAGTCTGCATGAGTGGTACCGATGTTCGGAATGTCGCATCCGGCCTGTGCCCAGGCAGTGGCATAAGTAGAGTGGGTGTGTACCACTCCGCCGATTTCAGGGAAAGCCTTGTAGAGAACCAGATGGGTAGGGGTGTCACTTGAAGGGCGCAAATTGCCTTCCACTACGTTTCCTTCCAAATCGACTACTACCATATCCTCAGCTTTCATTTCATCGTAAGACACTCCGCTAGGTTTGATGACTACCAGTCCGCTTTCACGGTCGATGGCAGACACATTTCCCCACGTAAAAATCACCAGTCCGTGCTTTACCAAATCCAGGTTTGCATGGAAAACTTCTTCTTTTAGTGCTTCTAACATGTGATTAAAGTTTAAATTTCGGATCCTTCTGATATGCCTTGTCATTAAATTTATAAAGAGAGGCTCCTCTTCTGGATCCTGTTTTATCTATTTTATCAGTTTTCTCAATAAATCCCATTTCTGCGATGCGCTTGCGGAAATTGCGCTTGTCCATCGGTTCGCCGTAGATGGCTTCATACAGGCTTTGCAGCTGAGTCAAGGTGAACAGCTCGGGAAGCAGGTTGAAGCCGATGGGGGCTCTCGATGCCTTCTGGCGCATGATGGCACGTGCTTTCTCCACCATCTCGTTGTGATCGAAAATAAGGTCGGGAATTTCATTGATGTTTATCCAATGCGCATTGTGCTGCTGCACCAGTTCCCGGTCATATTCGTTGATGTTGATAAGCGCATAATAGGCCAGTGAAATTACGCGTTCTCCCGGGTCGCGGTCTATGGCACCGAATGCCCCAATCTGGTCCATGTACACATTTTCCAGACCGGTCAGCTCGCTCAGTACCCGTTTGGCCGCATCGTCCGCACTTTCGTTTTCCTGGATGAATCCTCCCATCAGAGACCATTGGCCCATTGCCGGCTCAAAATTTCGTTTCAGCAGCAATAAGTTCAGTTCTCCTTTTTCGAATCCGAAAATGATGCAGTCGATGCCGACGTAGAATTTGGGATTATGCTTATAGTAAGTGGTCATTCAATTTTTGACTTTTTGTTCTTTTCAACTAGGTTTCTTGTGGGGCTCTGTCATTTCTCCACTGTAAATTTGAAGATACAGTGACTCTGGTAAGTTTGTCCTGGAGCCAGAATAACAGAAGGCCATTGGGGCTTGTTGGGACTGTCGGGATAGTGCTGTGTTTCCAGACAAACGGAAGCCCGCTGTGGATAGGCGATGCCTTTCTTTCCTTTCACCGTTCCGTCCAGGAAGTTTCCTGTATACACCTGGATACCAGGTTCATTGGTGTATACCTCCAGGCTGATGCCTGTGGTTGGACAAGTCAGTTTGGCTGCCAGCTGGTTGATGTCACCTTTGGTCTTCAAAACCCAGTTATGGTCGAATCCGTTACCGAATTTCACTTGTTCGTTGCTGAAGTCTGTGACATCCGGACTAATGGTCTTCGGTGTGTTGAAGTCGAACGGAGTATCTTTTACTGCCATCATTTCGCCGGTGGTCATGAAGGTGCTGTCTACCGGTGTGATGCTGTCGGAAGCCACATAAAGCACGTGGTCAGTAGCCGGTTTTGAAGGGTCGCCGCTCAGGTTGAAATACGAGTGGTTGGTCATGTTGATGACAGTTGTCTTGTCGGTAGTGGCATCATACTGGATGTCGATGGCATTGTCGGCTGTCAGGGAATAGGTTACATGAGCCGTTACGTTGCCCGGGAAGTTATTGTCTCCATCCGGTGATTTCATGGTCAGCACAAGGGTACTGTCGTTCGTCTGGTTGGCCTCATATACCTGATATTGCCATCCGGTAGGCCCGCCGTGCAGGCAGTGACCGAAGTTGTTTGTCGGAAGTTGGATTTCCTGTCCGTCAAGAGTGATTTTGCCTTTGTTGATTCGGTTGGCATAACGCCCGATGGCTGCACCGAAATCACTCGGAATATTTTGATAATCTGCGATACTGTCAAATCCGAGAACCACATCCGTCATCTTGCCGTTCTTGTCTGGAACCATGATGGATACAAGACGTCCTCCGAAGTTGGTCACACAGACTTCCATGCCCTGATGATTTTTCAAAGTATAGAGTTTGACAGGTTTGGTACCTTCCACTAAAGTTTCGAAGTTGGCAGGGTTCAAGCCTGATAATGTCAGTTCCGGTTGCTGGGTCTTCTTGGAAGCGCAACCGCTCAATACTGCAAGGATGATACTTGCCCCTAGTAAAGATTTATTCATGCTTTTCATGTGAATTATTGAAGTTTTTTATTTATGGTGTAAAAGTAACACTTAAAACAATTACTTGTTCTTTTTTTCAAATGTTTTTCAACATAGAATGTATGTTTTTCGATAGTTTTCCTATAAACGTGGAAGAGGATATACAATTTCCTGCATATCCTCTTCCATTATAAGTTGTTGGTTTTTGGATTACCAGAAATATGCATAGAACAATGCACACAGGACCACAACGCCCAATGTGGCAATGACATCCCACATATTCCAGCTTTCACGGATGGCTTTCTTGTAGTCGCCTGTGAATGTGATGGCGGCAATCTGTTCAGAT includes:
- the rpiB gene encoding ribose 5-phosphate isomerase B, whose protein sequence is MKTIGLASDHAGFELKQYVKKWLEAKGWEYKDFGTYSTESCDYPDYAHPLALAVEKGECYPGIAICGSGEGISMTLNKHQGIRAALCWIPEIAHLARQHNDANVLVMPGRFIDEATADKIMTEFFTTDFEGGRHQARIDKMPVR
- a CDS encoding transketolase, with translation MNSKQVMNHAADNIRILAASMVEKAKSGHPGGAMGGADFINVLYAEYLQYDPQNPKWEGRDRFFLDPGHMSPMLYSQLALIGKFTLEELQQLRQWGSPTPGHPEVDVMRGIENTSGPLGQGHTFAVGAAIAAKFLAARTGNPTFAKETIYAYISDGGIQEEISQGSGRIAGCLGLDNLIMFYDSNEIQLSTETKDVTTEDTAMKYRAWGWNVIEINGNDCEEIRTALNAAKAESKRPTLIIGKCIMGKGARKADNTSYEHNCKTHGAPLGGDAYKNTILNLGGDPENPFVIFDDVKEIYAKRAEELKAITAARHEEEAAWAAANPEKAAQLKEWFSGAAPKVDWAHIQQKANDATRNASATVLGALAQQVPNMICASADLSNSDKTDGFLKQTHAFTNGDFSGAFFQAGVAELTMACCCIGMALHGGVIAACGTFFVFSDYMKPAVRMAALMQLPVKFIWTHDAFRVGEDGPTHEPVEQEAQIRLMEKLKNHHGKNSMLVLRPADAEETTVCWKLAMENTDTPSALILSRQNINMLPEGTDYAQAAKGAYIVAGSDENPDVIMVASGSEVSTLVAGAELLHKDGIKTRIVSVPSEGLFRSQSKEYQESILPAGAKVFGLTAGLPVNLLGLVGANGKIWGLESFGFSAPYKVLDEKLGFTAENVYNQVKEML
- a CDS encoding aldose epimerase family protein produces the protein MKSMNKSLLGASIILAVLSGCASKKTQQPELTLSGLNPANFETLVEGTKPVKLYTLKNHQGMEVCVTNFGGRLVSIMVPDKNGKMTDVVLGFDSIADYQNIPSDFGAAIGRYANRINKGKITLDGQEIQLPTNNFGHCLHGGPTGWQYQVYEANQTNDSTLVLTMKSPDGDNNFPGNVTAHVTYSLTADNAIDIQYDATTDKTTVINMTNHSYFNLSGDPSKPATDHVLYVASDSITPVDSTFMTTGEMMAVKDTPFDFNTPKTISPDVTDFSNEQVKFGNGFDHNWVLKTKGDINQLAAKLTCPTTGISLEVYTNEPGIQVYTGNFLDGTVKGKKGIAYPQRASVCLETQHYPDSPNKPQWPSVILAPGQTYQSHCIFKFTVEK
- a CDS encoding NUDIX domain-containing protein, whose amino-acid sequence is MTTYYKHNPKFYVGIDCIIFGFEKGELNLLLLKRNFEPAMGQWSLMGGFIQENESADDAAKRVLSELTGLENVYMDQIGAFGAIDRDPGERVISLAYYALININEYDRELVQQHNAHWININEIPDLIFDHNEMVEKARAIMRQKASRAPIGFNLLPELFTLTQLQSLYEAIYGEPMDKRNFRKRIAEMGFIEKTDKIDKTGSRRGASLYKFNDKAYQKDPKFKL
- a CDS encoding L-ribulose-5-phosphate 4-epimerase, whose protein sequence is MLEALKEEVFHANLDLVKHGLVIFTWGNVSAIDRESGLVVIKPSGVSYDEMKAEDMVVVDLEGNVVEGNLRPSSDTPTHLVLYKAFPEIGGVVHTHSTYATAWAQAGCDIPNIGTTHADYFHEAIPCTADMTEEEVKGTYELETGNVIVKRFEGMNPVHTPGVLVKNHGPFSWGKDAHDAVHNAVVMEQVAKMASIAYAINPHLTMNPLLVEKHFSRKHGPNAYYGQKK
- the araA gene encoding L-arabinose isomerase yields the protein MNTFDQYEVWFVTGAQLLYGGDAVIAVDAHSNEMVAGLNASGKLPVKVVYKGTANSSKEVEAVFKAANNNEKCIGIITWMHTFSPAKMWIHGLQQLKKPLLHLHTQFNKEIPWDTMDMDFMNLNQSAHGDREFGHICTRMRIRRKVVVGYWKEESTQKKIAVWMRVCAAWADAQDMLIIRFGDQMNNVAVTDGDKVEAEQRMGYHVDYCPVSELMEYHKAVKDEDVDALVKTYFNEYDHDAELEDKSTEAYQKVWNSAKAELALRAILKAKGAKGFTTNFDDLGQTDGSHFDQIPGLASQRLMAEGYGFGAEGDWKSAALYRTVWVMNQGLPNGCSFLEDYTLNFDGENSAILQAHMLEVCPMIAAKKPRLEVHFLGIGVRKSQTARLVFTSKVGTGCTATVVDLGNRFRLIVNDVECIEPKPLPKLPVASALWKPMPNFEIGAGAWILAGGTHHSCFSYDLTAEYWEDYAEIAGIEMVHINKDTTIGEFKKELRMNEVYYMLNKALC
- a CDS encoding xylulokinase; this encodes MKSDAKSTIEAGKAILGIEFGSTRIKAVLIDQENKPIAQGSHTWENQLVDGLWTYSIEAIWAGVQDCYADLRANVKKQYGIEIETLAAIGISAMMHGYMAFNNKEEILVPFRTWRNTNTGKAAAELSELFVYNIPLRWSISHLYQAILNKEEHVKDITFLTTLAGYVHWQITGEKVLGIGDASGMLPIDPATKNYSAEMVAKFDKLVAPYGFSWKLTDILPKVLLAGENAGCLTEEGAKKLDVSGHLKAGIPVCPPEGDAGTGMVATNAVKQRTGNVSAGTSSFSMIVLEKDLSKPYEMIDMVTTPDGSLVAMVHCNNCTSDLNAWVNLFKEYQELMGMPVDMDEIFGKLYNNALTGDADCGGLISYNYFSGEPVTGLTEGRPLFLRTANDKFNLANFMRAHLYASVGVLKIGNDILFNEEKIKVDRITGHGGLFRTKGVGQRVLAAAINSPISVMETAGEGGAWGIALLGSYLVNNDKKQSLADFLDEKVFAGNAGVEVSPTPEDVAGFNAYIEKYKACLPVEEAAVKYKK